In Deinococcus aerius, the genomic window CCCACAGGACGCGGGCCTGCGGGCCGCCCTCACCACCGCCGACATGCCGCGTCTGCTGAGCCGCCTGCGAAACAGCCAGGAACTCAACCTGCCCCGGCAGTGGGCCGCGCGGCACCGGCGCGTCACCGAGATTCTGGTTAGCGGCGACCCCTACGAACTCGCCACCCTGACCTGCGAACTGCGGCGCTGGAACATGGAACGCGGCCTCCCGGACCTTGACCGCCAGGCCTTTCGCCGGGCCATTCGCCTGCTCGAACAGGAAGTGTGCGGCCTGGAAGATCAATGCGCGCAGGACGTGCAGGCACTTCTGGATCATGCCT contains:
- a CDS encoding CarD family transcriptional regulator; amino-acid sequence: MSRATFRTGDRVVLPPYGIGVVSGTCQRPVSGETQAYYQVDFPNTSSRAFVPVSAPQDAGLRAALTTADMPRLLSRLRNSQELNLPRQWAARHRRVTEILVSGDPYELATLTCELRRWNMERGLPDLDRQAFRRAIRLLEQEVCGLEDQCAQDVQALLDHA